In Deferribacteraceae bacterium V6Fe1, one genomic interval encodes:
- a CDS encoding helix-hairpin-helix domain-containing protein — MKNLILIILFVILITSFALAKININTASKEELVQLKGLGEKKAEMIIEARKVKPFASIDELKNVKGIGDKFIENNKDSICVGADCN; from the coding sequence ATGAAAAATCTTATATTAATAATACTTTTTGTAATACTTATCACAAGTTTTGCTTTGGCAAAAATAAATATAAATACCGCATCTAAAGAAGAGCTGGTGCAGTTAAAAGGGCTTGGAGAGAAAAAGGCCGAAATGATAATTGAAGCAAGAAAAGTAAAACCTTTTGCGTCTATTGACGAATTAAAAAATGTAAAAGGAATCGGGGATAAATTTATAGAGAATAACAAAGATAGTATTTGCGTAGGAGCTGATTGCAACTAA
- a CDS encoding four helix bundle protein — MKTHKDLDAWKEAIILVKEIYGLTLSFPKEEIYGLTSQIRRCAVSIPSNIAEGAARNSTKEFIQFLYIALGSCAELDTQLIIAKELGYINEECLELFSKIERIKSKILGLIRYLRNKNVK, encoded by the coding sequence ATGAAAACACATAAGGATTTGGATGCATGGAAGGAGGCTATAATATTGGTAAAAGAAATATATGGGTTAACTTTATCTTTTCCTAAAGAAGAAATATATGGTTTGACTTCTCAGATTAGAAGATGTGCGGTTTCAATTCCAAGTAATATAGCAGAAGGTGCAGCTAGAAATAGCACCAAGGAGTTTATACAGTTTTTATATATTGCATTAGGATCATGCGCTGAGTTAGATACTCAATTGATAATTGCAAAAGAATTAGGATATATTAACGAAGAATGTCTGGAATTGTTTAGCAAAATAGAAAGAATTAAAAGTAAGATTTTAGGACTCATCAGGTATCTGAGGAACAAAAATGTCAAATAA
- a CDS encoding four helix bundle protein: MRNWKDLIVWQECHKLVIEIYNLMKSFPKDETFGLCSQIKRAAVSIPTNIVEGHSKSSNKEFVRFLYISRGSLEELKYLLYLSKDLGFINLQDYGLLEEKLSKIGYLLNNFMKSLNKTSTTSNTSTTSKTSTTFTNLKLAELPNE, encoded by the coding sequence ATGAGGAATTGGAAGGATTTGATTGTTTGGCAGGAGTGCCATAAGCTGGTGATTGAAATTTATAATTTGATGAAAAGTTTTCCAAAGGATGAAACGTTTGGATTATGCTCTCAAATAAAAAGAGCGGCAGTTTCAATTCCAACAAATATTGTAGAAGGACACTCAAAAAGCTCAAATAAAGAATTTGTAAGATTTTTGTATATTTCTAGAGGTTCTTTAGAAGAATTGAAATATTTACTTTATTTATCTAAGGATTTAGGATTTATTAATCTACAAGACTATGGATTATTAGAGGAAAAATTATCCAAAATTGGCTATCTTTTAAATAATTTTATGAAATCACTAAACAAAACCTCTACAACCTCTAATACTTCTACAACCTCTAAAACCTCTACAACCTTTACTAACCTTAAATTAGCGGAACTTCCCAATGAATAA
- the gmd gene encoding GDP-mannose 4,6-dehydratase, giving the protein MSKKIALITGITGQDGSYLAEYLLSKGYEVHGIKRRTSLFNTERIDHLYKDPHEEKTNFYLHYGDLTDSLNVTSVVQKVKPDEIYNLAAQSHVAVSFEQPEYTAQIDAVGTLRVLEAVRLLGLAEKTKIYQASTSELYGKVQAIPQNEKTPFYPRSPYGAAKIYAYWITVNYRESYNMFACNGILFNHESPVRGETFVTRKITRGLSRIFLGLDKKIYLGNLNAKRDWGHAEDFVKGMYLILQQPEPDDFVLATGKTTEIREFVRKCCEKLGCNIEFTGSGVDEKGILNNVEFSMLNDKLKEIRVNEQIIQHLTLKIKNLIGKPIVEVDPRYFRPAEVDILLGDATKAKEKLGWEPKKTLDDLINDMLKYDLEKSYRELVLKQHGFDIQGSCGV; this is encoded by the coding sequence ATGTCAAAGAAGATAGCTTTAATAACAGGGATTACAGGTCAGGATGGTTCATATTTGGCCGAATATTTACTTTCGAAAGGCTATGAGGTTCACGGAATTAAAAGAAGGACTTCACTTTTTAATACAGAAAGAATAGACCATTTGTACAAAGACCCTCATGAGGAGAAGACCAATTTTTATCTTCACTATGGTGATTTGACCGATAGCTTAAATGTGACAAGTGTGGTTCAAAAGGTCAAGCCTGATGAGATTTATAATCTTGCGGCTCAGTCTCATGTGGCAGTAAGCTTTGAACAGCCTGAATATACCGCCCAGATTGATGCCGTGGGCACATTAAGAGTATTGGAAGCAGTAAGACTGTTAGGGTTAGCTGAAAAAACAAAAATTTACCAAGCATCCACATCTGAGCTTTATGGTAAAGTACAGGCAATTCCACAAAATGAAAAGACACCCTTTTATCCTCGCAGTCCATATGGTGCAGCAAAGATATATGCTTACTGGATTACAGTAAACTATAGAGAATCTTACAATATGTTTGCATGCAATGGGATTCTTTTTAATCATGAATCACCTGTAAGGGGTGAGACATTTGTTACAAGAAAAATCACACGAGGCTTATCTAGAATATTTCTTGGTCTTGATAAAAAAATATACCTTGGCAACCTCAATGCCAAAAGGGATTGGGGGCATGCGGAAGATTTTGTAAAAGGGATGTATTTGATACTACAGCAGCCTGAGCCGGATGACTTTGTATTGGCAACAGGTAAGACTACAGAGATAAGAGAATTTGTAAGGAAATGCTGTGAAAAATTAGGGTGTAACATAGAGTTTACTGGCAGCGGAGTTGATGAAAAAGGAATATTAAATAATGTTGAATTTTCTATGTTGAATGATAAATTAAAAGAAATTAGAGTGAATGAACAAATAATTCAACATTTAACATTAAAAATTAAAAATTTAATTGGCAAGCCAATTGTTGAAGTTGACCCAAGATATTTCAGGCCTGCGGAGGTTGACATACTCCTTGGCGATGCTACTAAAGCCAAAGAAAAGTTAGGTTGGGAGCCAAAGAAAACCCTCGACGATTTAATTAATGATATGCTCAAATATGACCTTGAAAAGAGCTACAGAGAGCTAGTGTTGAAGCAGCATGGATTTGATATTCAGGGAAGCTGTGGGGTGTGA
- a CDS encoding mannose-1-phosphate guanylyltransferase/mannose-6-phosphate isomerase — translation MLNLILSGGSGTRLWPLSRRLMPKQFLKLFDDKSLFQLTVERNIKVCEKFLVISNEEQYFLALDQIEEQASLNIQNSTFNISNAKFILEPFGRNTAGAIAFGAFHCDEDEILFVTPSDHLIKDENRYIEAINKAKALAEQDYLVTFGITPDCPNTGYGYIQAKPELNDKLGILNVELFHEKPDLDTAIKYLEENSKFNNQYSVLFLWNSGMFMFKAGVYLEELQKYAPEVYESSKLAYENAKKINGNQLRILDRYMEKIPNISIDYAVMEKSDKIKAIPGQFEWSDVGSFDSLIENIDIKSNELTTEVDSKNNFYYTDNNKKVISTIGLEGYIVIDTNDALLIAKKGQTQKVKNIVEKLKIQNSKLIIEHSKVNRPWGTYEVLIDEEKYKIKRIMVKPGKRLSLQKHFHRNEHWIVVSGTAEVQVGDKTFLVRPNESTYIKMGEVHRLGNPGHMPVILIEAQVGEYTGEDDIVRIEDDFERD, via the coding sequence ATGCTAAACCTAATCTTATCCGGTGGCAGTGGGACGAGGCTGTGGCCTTTGAGCAGGCGGCTGATGCCCAAACAGTTTTTAAAGCTTTTTGATGACAAGTCACTGTTTCAGTTGACTGTTGAGAGAAATATAAAAGTGTGCGAAAAATTTTTGGTGATTTCAAACGAAGAGCAATATTTTTTGGCATTGGATCAGATAGAAGAGCAAGCATCACTTAATATACAAAATTCAACATTTAACATTAGCAATGCAAAATTCATCCTTGAGCCTTTTGGCAGAAACACTGCCGGTGCAATCGCCTTCGGTGCATTTCATTGCGACGAAGATGAAATACTTTTTGTGACTCCAAGCGACCATTTGATAAAAGATGAAAATAGATATATCGAAGCCATAAATAAAGCCAAAGCTTTGGCAGAGCAAGACTATCTTGTGACATTTGGCATTACTCCGGACTGCCCAAATACAGGGTATGGGTATATTCAAGCAAAGCCTGAATTAAATGATAAATTGGGAATTTTGAATGTTGAATTATTTCACGAAAAACCAGACTTAGATACAGCAATCAAATATTTAGAAGAAAATTCAAAATTTAACAATCAGTATTCAGTATTGTTTTTGTGGAATAGCGGTATGTTTATGTTTAAAGCGGGTGTCTATCTTGAAGAGCTCCAAAAATATGCTCCCGAAGTATACGAATCAAGTAAATTGGCTTATGAAAATGCAAAAAAGATAAATGGCAATCAGCTTAGGATATTAGACAGATATATGGAAAAGATTCCAAATATCAGCATAGACTATGCTGTCATGGAAAAGAGCGATAAGATAAAGGCAATCCCAGGTCAGTTTGAATGGAGCGATGTCGGCAGTTTTGACAGTCTAATAGAAAATATCGATATAAAAAGTAACGAGCTTACCACTGAGGTAGATAGTAAAAATAATTTTTATTATACTGATAATAATAAAAAGGTAATCTCTACGATTGGCCTTGAGGGTTATATCGTTATTGATACAAATGATGCACTTTTAATAGCTAAAAAAGGACAAACCCAAAAAGTAAAAAATATTGTTGAAAAACTTAAAATTCAAAATTCAAAATTAATAATTGAACATAGCAAAGTAAATCGCCCTTGGGGCACATATGAAGTATTGATAGATGAAGAAAAATATAAGATAAAAAGGATTATGGTAAAGCCTGGCAAGAGATTGTCTTTGCAAAAGCACTTTCATAGAAATGAGCACTGGATAGTGGTAAGTGGCACCGCAGAGGTGCAAGTGGGGGATAAAACATTTCTTGTAAGACCTAATGAAAGTACGTATATAAAGATGGGCGAAGTACACAGACTAGGTAACCCAGGCCATATGCCGGTAATACTTATCGAAGCTCAAGTGGGTGAATATACTGGTGAGGATGATATAGTTAGGATTGAGGATGATTTTGAGAGGGATTAA
- a CDS encoding GDP-L-fucose synthase, whose amino-acid sequence MNKNSKIAVFGATGLVGSAIVRKLFEKGYTNIIANYHNRKPNNSTFNIQHSTLNTNSIEWIRLDLLDFVAVKEFFEAKRPEFVFLAAAKVGGIVANNTYRADFIYENLQIQNNVIHNAYKYGVKKLLFLGSTCIYPKECPQPIKEEYLLTGPLEYTNEPYAIAKIAGIKMCESFNLQYGTNFISVMPTNLYGENDNFDLEKSHVLPALIRKIHLGKCLEEENFEAIRKDLDKNPIEGVDGRASKEEILNILKNYGISFKIQNSKFKISVEIWGSGEPRREFLWSDDMADACVYLMEQVNFEDIIKQNNSTLKIQHSTLSNEFFNEGRNTHINIGTGKDISIKDLAYLIKDIIGFKGDFCFNTQKPDGTMRKVTDVSKLHSLGWKHKVELEEGIKRVYGWYLENEK is encoded by the coding sequence ATGAATAAGAATAGCAAAATAGCAGTTTTTGGAGCAACTGGCCTTGTGGGCAGCGCTATTGTGCGAAAATTGTTTGAAAAAGGATATACAAATATTATTGCAAATTATCATAACAGAAAGCCAAATAATTCAACATTCAACATTCAACATTCAACATTAAATACAAATTCTATCGAGTGGATAAGGTTAGACTTATTGGATTTTGTTGCTGTAAAAGAATTTTTTGAAGCAAAAAGACCAGAGTTTGTATTTCTTGCTGCAGCAAAAGTTGGAGGAATAGTTGCAAATAATACTTACAGAGCCGACTTTATATATGAAAACCTTCAGATTCAAAATAATGTTATCCATAATGCATATAAATATGGGGTTAAAAAATTACTTTTTTTAGGTAGTACCTGTATCTATCCGAAGGAATGCCCTCAGCCAATCAAAGAGGAATACCTTCTAACAGGTCCACTTGAATATACAAATGAACCATATGCCATAGCAAAAATAGCAGGCATTAAGATGTGTGAGAGCTTTAATCTTCAATATGGCACAAACTTCATCTCAGTAATGCCAACAAATCTTTATGGAGAAAATGACAACTTTGACCTTGAAAAATCTCATGTCCTGCCAGCTCTTATTAGAAAGATACATCTTGGGAAATGTTTAGAAGAAGAAAACTTTGAAGCTATAAGAAAAGATTTGGATAAAAATCCAATTGAAGGTGTAGATGGAAGAGCAAGTAAAGAAGAGATTTTAAACATATTAAAAAATTATGGTATTTCATTCAAAATTCAAAATTCAAAATTCAAAATTTCCGTAGAAATTTGGGGATCGGGAGAACCGAGACGCGAATTTCTATGGAGTGATGATATGGCAGATGCCTGTGTGTATCTTATGGAGCAAGTCAATTTCGAAGATATCATTAAACAAAACAATTCAACACTCAAAATTCAACATTCAACATTATCAAATGAGTTTTTTAACGAAGGTAGAAACACTCATATTAATATCGGCACCGGCAAAGATATCTCTATAAAGGATTTAGCATATCTAATAAAAGATATTATTGGCTTTAAAGGTGACTTTTGCTTTAATACACAAAAACCAGATGGGACGATGAGAAAAGTGACAGATGTGAGCAAGCTACACTCTCTTGGATGGAAGCATAAGGTAGAGTTGGAAGAGGGGATTAAGAGGGTTTATGGGTGGTATTTGGAGAATGAGAAGTAA
- a CDS encoding four helix bundle protein, whose amino-acid sequence MRIERFEDIDAWKEGRELVKVIYECFKDNKDYNFKDQIQRAAISIMSNIAEGFDRGSNKEFIQFFVIARASASEVRSLCYVALDNEYISEQMFEDLKERCLKINSLINGFIRYLKNSNRQR is encoded by the coding sequence ATGAGGATTGAAAGGTTTGAAGATATTGATGCATGGAAAGAGGGAAGGGAGCTTGTGAAAGTAATTTACGAGTGTTTTAAAGATAATAAAGATTATAATTTTAAGGATCAAATTCAAAGAGCGGCTATTTCTATAATGTCAAATATTGCAGAAGGTTTTGATAGAGGTTCTAATAAAGAATTTATTCAATTTTTTGTGATTGCTCGAGCTTCAGCTTCTGAAGTGAGAAGTTTATGTTATGTAGCATTAGATAATGAATATATATCAGAACAAATGTTTGAAGATTTAAAAGAAAGGTGTTTAAAAATAAATAGTCTAATAAATGGTTTTATTCGTTATTTAAAAAACTCTAACAGACAACGTTGA
- a CDS encoding NUDIX domain-containing protein, with protein MSKLSLDIFKLVVQNSPLVSIDFLVVNNNRYLLGKRKNPPANGFYFTVGGRIFKNEKIEDAQRRILKEELNINDEITSRSKFLGVFEHFYDDSIFGNNISTHYVNLAYLVGIKIPDNLPDVQHSEYVWFTKDEIMKNEKIHNYVKLYFERV; from the coding sequence ATGAGTAAGTTGAGTTTGGATATTTTTAAACTTGTTGTACAAAACTCTCCGTTAGTCTCGATAGACTTTTTGGTGGTGAACAATAACAGATACTTGTTAGGTAAAAGAAAAAATCCACCGGCAAATGGTTTTTACTTTACAGTCGGCGGGAGAATATTTAAAAATGAAAAAATTGAAGATGCACAAAGGCGTATTTTGAAAGAAGAATTGAATATAAATGATGAAATAACATCGAGGAGTAAATTTTTAGGTGTTTTTGAACATTTTTATGATGATAGTATTTTTGGTAATAATATTAGTACACATTATGTAAATTTGGCTTATTTAGTTGGGATTAAAATACCGGATAATTTACCAGATGTTCAACATAGTGAATATGTTTGGTTTACTAAAGATGAGATAATGAAAAATGAAAAAATACATAATTATGTAAAATTATATTTTGAGAGGGTTTAA
- a CDS encoding PD-(D/E)XK nuclease domain-containing protein, whose translation MLQFISNEFLFRNYWFETGTPSFLIKLIKERNYFLPKLANLIVDDKLLSSFDIENIDLEVILYQSGYLTIEQMIDTGRSIEYKLKIPNLEVQISLNDYILRYFFNHKEVTYIQNQTFNALHNADFNIVKNNLISLFASIPYTNFTKNNISLYEGYYASVIYAYLASLGINIIGEDITNKGRIDLTLFAEDKIYILEFKVDGQKGEALRQIKERNYAEKYLNEGKQIYLIGIEFSSEQKNVINFEWEKIS comes from the coding sequence ATTTTGCAATTTATAAGCAATGAATTTTTATTTAGAAATTATTGGTTTGAAACAGGGACTCCATCTTTTTTAATAAAATTAATAAAGGAGAGAAATTATTTTTTGCCAAAGCTTGCAAATTTGATTGTAGATGATAAGTTGCTTTCCAGCTTTGATATAGAAAATATTGATTTGGAAGTGATACTTTATCAATCGGGTTATTTGACGATTGAGCAGATGATTGATACAGGCAGGTCTATAGAATATAAGCTAAAGATACCAAACCTTGAAGTCCAGATATCATTAAATGATTATATTCTTCGCTATTTTTTTAATCATAAGGAAGTAACATATATTCAAAATCAAACTTTTAATGCTTTACATAACGCTGATTTTAACATAGTAAAAAATAATCTAATTTCACTATTTGCCTCAATTCCATATACAAATTTCACAAAAAATAATATCAGTTTATATGAAGGCTATTATGCTAGCGTGATTTATGCTTATCTTGCATCCCTTGGGATAAATATAATCGGTGAGGATATTACAAATAAGGGCAGGATAGATTTGACACTTTTTGCAGAAGATAAGATTTATATCTTGGAATTTAAAGTTGACGGCCAAAAAGGGGAAGCTTTAAGGCAAATCAAAGAGAGAAATTATGCCGAAAAATATTTAAATGAAGGCAAACAAATCTATCTTATCGGCATCGAATTTAGCTCTGAACAAAAGAATGTAATAAATTTTGAGTGGGAAAAAATTTCATAA
- a CDS encoding transposase encodes MIGEIAKNVKEKMLNITRNLHDYITKPQQKYLLEMLSGCFATKSLNLTQISGYLNEKSGVKHTLKRLQRNTFSYSNLGFISNVYNIDYVYEETKSEDKLLISIDGGDLSHSYGKSFELISNVRDGSSGRISPGYHLNHAVCYSPLSGRTFSLYLDVYSSNSNEFTSENSETFKMLDMLRDKYISKGLFLFDRGYDRGIILRYLLRHGLNFIVRSVGVRHVDYKGKGVSVSELCENYINRRYKNGGISYGYAQCFYKGMAVTVVSVKCSRDKNMLYFLCNGHMSKSKEVYFIIKSYFKRWRIEESYRFMKQQFGMEKCLVRRFESLKTILSIVSFCWNVLSQVESDTIAAKMLDRMSKREKVNRKGRVVCRFIYYRISDGIRNLLLLLEKKLFDFRKKIYESDMVSFFKISFYLELGEKRQTINGLGNMKRKKSVLVA; translated from the coding sequence ATGATAGGTGAAATTGCTAAAAATGTGAAGGAAAAAATGCTTAACATCACAAGAAATCTTCATGATTATATTACAAAGCCCCAACAAAAGTATTTGCTTGAGATGTTATCCGGATGTTTTGCAACCAAGAGTTTGAACCTTACGCAAATATCAGGCTATCTCAATGAAAAAAGCGGAGTGAAACATACACTTAAGCGACTGCAAAGGAATACATTTTCTTATTCGAATTTGGGTTTTATTTCTAATGTTTATAATATTGATTATGTATACGAAGAGACTAAGTCAGAAGATAAATTATTAATATCAATTGACGGTGGAGATTTGAGCCATTCATATGGTAAGAGCTTTGAGCTAATATCTAATGTGAGGGATGGTAGTAGTGGTCGTATTTCTCCAGGCTATCATTTAAATCATGCAGTATGCTATAGCCCATTATCAGGGAGGACATTTTCACTGTATCTTGATGTATACAGCAGCAATTCTAATGAGTTTACAAGTGAGAATTCGGAGACATTTAAGATGCTTGATATGTTGAGGGATAAGTATATTTCTAAAGGCTTATTTTTGTTTGACCGTGGTTACGATCGTGGAATTATTTTAAGATATCTTCTTCGGCATGGATTAAATTTTATTGTAAGGAGTGTAGGTGTAAGACATGTAGATTATAAGGGTAAAGGTGTGTCGGTATCGGAACTTTGTGAGAATTATATTAACAGGCGTTACAAGAATGGCGGTATTTCTTACGGTTATGCCCAGTGTTTTTATAAAGGTATGGCCGTTACCGTTGTCAGTGTTAAATGTAGTAGAGATAAGAATATGTTATATTTTCTTTGTAATGGTCATATGAGTAAGAGTAAGGAAGTATATTTTATTATTAAGTCATACTTTAAGAGGTGGCGTATTGAAGAGAGTTATAGATTTATGAAGCAACAGTTTGGAATGGAGAAATGCCTTGTGAGGAGATTTGAGTCACTTAAGACGATATTGTCGATAGTTTCATTTTGTTGGAATGTATTAAGTCAGGTGGAGTCTGATACGATTGCTGCAAAAATGTTGGATAGGATGTCTAAACGGGAAAAGGTCAATAGGAAAGGTAGGGTTGTGTGTAGGTTTATTTATTATCGTATTTCTGACGGGATAAGAAATTTACTGTTATTGCTGGAGAAAAAGCTATTTGATTTTAGGAAAAAAATTTATGAGTCTGATATGGTTAGCTTTTTTAAGATAAGTTTTTATTTGGAGTTAGGGGAAAAGAGACAGACTATTAATGGCTTAGGAAATATGAAAAGGAAGAAAAGTGTACTCGTGGCATAA
- a CDS encoding type II toxin-antitoxin system prevent-host-death family antitoxin, which yields METIFYSKAREKLAELMDKVSTDHVPITIVRRNKGNVVLISEEDLRSYEETAYLLKSITNASRLHESAQELSEGKGYKKQLIED from the coding sequence ATGGAAACAATCTTTTATTCAAAAGCCAGAGAAAAACTTGCTGAGCTAATGGATAAAGTCTCAACAGATCATGTGCCCATTACCATTGTTCGCCGGAATAAAGGGAATGTTGTACTGATTTCTGAAGAAGACCTGCGTTCGTATGAAGAGACTGCATATTTGTTAAAAAGTATTACAAATGCTAGTAGACTTCATGAGTCAGCTCAGGAATTGTCTGAAGGCAAAGGGTATAAAAAACAATTAATTGAAGATTAG
- a CDS encoding Txe/YoeB family addiction module toxin produces the protein MDIIFSSNAWEDYLYWQENDKKILRKINELIKAIEREPFQGLGSPEPLKFQLSGYWSRRINLEHRLVYTVKDDKILILQCRYHY, from the coding sequence ATGGATATTATTTTTTCATCAAATGCATGGGAAGATTATCTCTATTGGCAGGAAAATGATAAAAAGATATTGCGAAAGATTAACGAGCTCATAAAGGCAATTGAACGAGAACCTTTCCAAGGCCTTGGAAGCCCTGAACCGCTCAAGTTTCAATTATCCGGTTATTGGTCAAGAAGGATAAATTTGGAGCATAGGCTTGTTTACACTGTTAAAGATGATAAGATACTAATTCTCCAATGTAGGTACCACTATTGA